A genomic region of Raphanus sativus cultivar WK10039 chromosome 6, ASM80110v3, whole genome shotgun sequence contains the following coding sequences:
- the LOC108811934 gene encoding NAC domain containing protein 50 isoform X4, with product MGRESVVAVVSSPATAPSTVVAATALAPGFRFHPTDEELVSYYLKRKVLGKPVRFDAIGEVDIYKHEPWDLAVFSRLRTRDQEWYFYSALDKKYGNGARMNRATNKGYWKATGKDREVRRDVQILGMKKTLVFHSGRAPDGLRTNWVMHEYRLVDYETESNGNLVQDAYVLCRIFHKNNIGPPSGNRYAPFMEEEWADDGVALIPGVDVSVRAEPIPLANGNSQSASKDIININEPPRETTTTPMDIEVNHKDNNNNHCDDEDEEEALKREEAGEEDEHPPPPSLCILNKEAPLPLLQYKRRRQNESTRTTTTQDHSSSTITTVDNTPTTTAAAATNTAISALLEFSLMGLSDKKDSQPQPLTPLASSEEKLNDLQKEIHQMSVERETFKLEMMSAEAMISILQSRIDALRQENDELKKNSANGH from the exons ATGGGTCGTGAATCTGTGGTTGCTGTTGTTTCTTCTCCGGCGACTGCGCCAAGTACTGTCGTGGCGGCGACGGCGCTTGCTCCTGGTTTCCGATTTCACCCGACAGACGAGGAACTGGTGAGCTATTACTTGAAGAGAAAGGTTCTGGGGAAACCTGTGCGCTTCGATGCGATTGGAGAGGTCGATATCTACAAGCACGAGCCCTGGGACTTAGCAG tGTTTTCGAGGTTGAGGACAAGGGACCAGGAATGGTACTTCTACAGTGCGTTAGACAAGAAGTACGGAAACGGCGCTAGGATGAACCGAGCTACTAACAAAGGCTACTGGAAAGCAACCGGTAAAGACAGAGAGGTCCGCCGTGACGTTCAGATCCTCGGTATGAAAAAGACTCTCGTTTTCCACAGCGGGCGTGCCCCAGACGGGCTCAGGACCAATTGGGTCATGCACGAGTATCGCCTTGTTGACTATGAAACTGAAAGCAATGGGAACCTCGTG CAagatgcatatgtgttgtgtaGAATCTTTCACAAGAACAACATTGGGCCTCCAAGTGGGAACCGATACGCACCGTTCATGGAAGAGGAGTGGGCTGATGATGGTGTAGCTCTGATTCCAGGAGTAGACGTTAGTGTCAGGGCAGAACCAATACCATTAGCTAATGGAAACAGCCAG TCAGCGAGCAAGGACATCATTAACATCAACGAGCCACCAAGAGAGACTACTACTACTCCAATGGATATCGAAGTCAACCATAAGGATAACAACAATAACCATTGTGATGATGAAGACGAGGAGGAAGCACTCAAACGTGAGGAGGCAGGTGAAGAAGATGagcatcctcctcctccttctttaTGCATTCTCAACAAAGAAGCTCCGTTGCCTCTCCTCCAATACAAACGCAGACGCCAAAACGAATCAACCAGGACCACCACCACACAGGACCACTCTTCGTCCACAATAACAACCGTCGACAACACACCAACAACTACTGCTGCAGCTGCCACCAACACAGCCATCTCTGCGTTGCTCGAGTTCTCACTCATGGGCCTCTCCGACAAGAAAGACAGCCAGCCGCAGCCTCTTACCCCACTTGCATCTTCTGAAGAGAAGCTGAATGATCTCCAGAAGGAGATTCACCAGATGTCCGTTGAGAGAGAGACATTCAAGCTTGAGATGATGAGTGCGGAGGCTATGATCAGTATTCTCCAGTCCAGGATCGATGCTCTGCGTCAGGAGAACGATGAGCTGAAGAAGAACAGCGCTAATGGACACTAA
- the LOC108841685 gene encoding nucleosome assembly protein 1;1-like, which translates to MNSLKNKLMAGQRSDVLESLTPQVRNRVEALRDIQGKHDELDAEFREERAVLETKYDKLYQPLYTKKKQVKDPELGEEELKKFQEVT; encoded by the exons ATGAACTCTCTCAAG AACAAGCTAATGGCTGGTCAGCGTTCTGATGTTCTCGAGAGTCTGACTCCTCAAGTGAGAAACCGTGTTGAAGCCTTGAGGGACATACAG GGAAAGCATGATGAGCTTGATGCAGAGTTCCGTGAGGAGAGAGCTGTTCTTGAAACCAAGTATGATAAGTTGTATCAGCCTTTGTATACCAAG AAGAAACAGGTCAAGGATCCGGAGCTTGGTGAAGAGGAGTTGAAGAAGTTCCAAGAGGTAACTTGA
- the LOC108811934 gene encoding NAC domain containing protein 52 isoform X1: MGRESMAVESSPPSATAPATAVSATALAPGFRFHPTDEELVSYYLKRKVLGKPVRFDAIGEVDIYKHEPWDLAVFSRLKTRDQEWYFYSALDKKYGNGARMNRATNKGYWKATGKDREIRRDVQILGMKKTLVFHSGRAPDGLRTNWVMHEYRLVDYETESNGNLVQDVYVLCRIFHKNNIGPPSGNRYAPFMEEEWSDDGVALIPGVDVRVRAESLPLANGNNHMGQESKDLININEPPRETTQMDIEVNHQNHQENNNNNNRHDEEAEEALKREQAEEDEHPPPPPAVCVLNKEAPLPLLQYKRRRQNESTRTTQDHCSSTTTTVDNTPTTLVSSSTAAAATNTAISALLEFSLMGISDKKENPAQPPRKEASPPPPPAPLPSPEEKLNDLQKEVHQMSVERETFKLEMMSAEAMISILQSRIDALRQENDELKKNSANGH; the protein is encoded by the exons ATGGGTCGCGAATCTATGGCTGTTGAGTCCTCGCCGCCGTCAGCGACTGCTCCGGCAACTGCTGTTTCGGCGACTGCGCTTGCTCCTGGGTTCCGATTTCACCCGACCGACGAGGAGCTCGTGAGCTATTACTTGAAGAGAAAGGTTCTGGGGAAACCGGTACGGTTCGATGCGATTGGGGAGGTTGATATCTACAAGCACGAGCCTTGGGACTTAGCAG TGTTTTCGAGGTTGAAGACAAGGGACCAAGAATGGTACTTCTACAGCGCGTTAGATAAGAAGTACGGAAACGGCGCTAGAATGAACCGAGCGACTAACAAAGGCTACTGGAAAGCTACCGGTAAAGACAGAGAGATCCGCCGTGACGTTCAGATCCTCGGTATGAAAAAGACTCTCGTTTTCCACAGCGGGCGTGCTCCGGATGGGCTCCGGACCAATTGGGTCATGCACGAGTATCGCCTTGTTGACTATGAAACCGAAAGCAATGGGAACCTGGTG CAAGATGTATATGTGTTGTGTAGAATCTTTCACAAGAACAACATTGGGCCTCCAAGTGGGAACCGATACGCGCCGTTCATGGAAGAGGAATGGTCTGATGATGGAGTAGCTCTGATTCCAGGAGTAGACGTTAGGGTCAGGGCAGAGTCACTACCGTTAGCCAATGGAAACAACCATATGGGCCAG GAAAGCAAGGACCTCATTAACATCAACGAGCCACCAAGAGAGACAACCCAAATGGATATCGAAGTCAACCATCAGAATCATCAAGAgaataacaacaacaataacCGTCATGATGAAGAAGCTGAGGAGGCACTCAAACGTGAGCAAGCAGAGGAAGATGagcatcctcctcctcctcctgctgtATGTGTTCTCAACAAAGAAGCTCCATTGCCTCTCCTCCAATACAAACGCAGACGCCAAAACGAATCAACCAGAACCACACAGGACCACTGCTCGTCCACAACAACAACCGTCGACAACACACCAACAACCTTAGTCTCATCATCAACCGCTGCAGCTGCCACCAACACCGCCATCTCTGCGTTGCTCGAGTTCTCACTCATGGGCATCTCCGACAAGAAAGAAAACCCGGCGCAACCTCCTCGCAAGGAAGCTTCTCCCCCTCCTCCTCCTGCTCCACTTCCATCTCCTGAAGAGAAGCTTAATGATCTCCAGAAGGAGGTTCACCAGATGTCTGTCGAGAGAGAGACGTTCAAGCTTGAGATGATGAGTGCAGAGGCTATGATCAGCATTCTCCAGTCCAGGATCGATGCTCTGCGTCAGGAGAACGATGAGCTCAAGAAGAACAGCGCCAATGGACACTAA
- the LOC108811794 gene encoding uncharacterized protein LOC108811794: protein MEQPPDRQNRPWRFSTFVYSSSISFLLLSILTLSFTTTDLYKTQTLRFTTYLQPLFSKSKPASPPSHCVLWMAPFLSSGGYSSEAWSYILSLHHHNLQNPKFRITIEHHGDLQSPEFWNGLAKETRELAIEMHETECRPNETIVVCHSEPGAWYPPLFETLPCPPPYGYGDFRAVIGRTMFETDRVNGEHVERCNKMDRVWVPSEFHVSSFVGSGVDSSKVVKIVQPVDVDVFDPLKYEPLDLVEVGDLVLGSGVRGLGLGFVFLSVFKWEQRKGWDVLLKAYLREFSGKDNVALFLLTNAYHSDRDFGNKIVDFVKELDLEEGEGGYPFVYVIDKHIAQVDLPRLYKAADAFVLPTRGEGWGRPIVEAMAMSLPVIATNWSGPTEYLTEENGYPLVVEEMSEVKEGPFEGHRWAEPSVGKLRVLMRRVVSEPDEAKVKGKRGREDMVKKFAPEVVAKVVAEQIERIFEEKTRT from the coding sequence ATGGAGCAACCACCAGATCGGCAAAATCGACCATGGAGATTCTCCACCTTCGTCTACTCTTCTTCGATCTCATTCCTTCTCCTTTCCATACTCACACTCTCCTTCACCACCACCGATCTCTACAAAACCCAAACTCTCAGATTCACCACCTATCTCCAACCTCTCTTCTCCAAATCCAAACCAGCGTCACCTCCCTCCCACTGCGTGCTATGGATGGCTCCTTTCCTCTCGAGCGGAGGCTACAGCTCAGAAGCATGGTCCTACATCCTATCACTCCACCACCACAATCTCCAAAACCCTAAGTTCCGAATCACGATCGAGCACCACGGCGATCTCCAATCGCCGGAGTTCTGGAACGGTTTAGCCAAAGAGACGAGAGAGCTCGCCATCGAAATGCACGAAACAGAGTGCAGACCCAACGAGACGATCGTCGTTTGCCACAGCGAGCCCGGCGCGTGGTATCCGCCCTTGTTCGAGACGCTTCCTTGTCCTCCTCCTTACGGTTACGGAGACTTTAGGGCTGTGATTGGGAGAACGATGTTCGAGACTGATAGAGTTAATGGCGAGCACGTGGAGCGATGTAACAAGATGGATCGTGTTTGGGTTCCTAGTGAGTTTCATGTGTCTTCGTTTGTGGGAAGTGGTGTTGATTCTTCAAAGGTTGTTAAGATTGTGCAGCCTGTTGATGTTGACGTGTTCGATCCTTTGAAGTATGAGCCGTTGGATCTGGTGGAGGTTGGGGATTTGGTTTTGGGCTCTGGAGTTAGgggtttagggttagggtttgtgTTTTTGAGTGTGTTTAAGTGGGAGCAGAGGAAAGGTTGGGATGTGTTGTTGAAAGCTTACTTAAGAGAGTTCTCTGGTAAAGACAATGTTGCTCTGTTCTTGTTGACAAACGCTTATCATTCGGATAGAGACTTCGGTAACAAGATTGTGGATTTTGTGAAGGAGTTGGATCTTGAAGAGGGTGAAGGTGGTTACCCTTTTGTTTATGTGATTGATAAACACATAGCTCAAGTTGATCTGCCTCGGTTGTACAAAGCGGCTGATGCATTTGTGTTGCCTACGAGAGGGGAAGGATGGGGGAGGCCGATTGTGGAAGCTATGGCGATGTCTTTGCCTGTGATTGCGACGAACTGGTCTGGACCGACGGAGTATCTGACGGAGGAGAATGGTTACCCGTTGGTGGTTGAGGAGATGAGTGAAGTGAAGGAAGGTCCTTTTGAAGGGCATCGATGGGCGGAGCCGTCTGTGGGTAAGCTTAGGGTGCTTATGAGGCGTGTGGTGAGTGAGCCTGATGAAGCGAAGGTTAAAGGGAAGCGTGGAAGAGAGGACATGGTGAAGAAGTTTGCTCCTGAGGTTGTGGCTAAGGTTGTTGCGGAACAAATCGAGAGAATCTTTGAAGagaaaacaagaacatga
- the LOC108811934 gene encoding NAC domain containing protein 50 isoform X3 has protein sequence MGRESVVAVVSSPATAPSTVVAATALAPGFRFHPTDEELVSYYLKRKVLGKPVRFDAIGEVDIYKHEPWDLAVFSRLRTRDQEWYFYSALDKKYGNGARMNRATNKGYWKATGKDREVRRDVQILGMKKTLVFHSGRAPDGLRTNWVMHEYRLVDYETESNGNLVQDAYVLCRIFHKNNIGPPSGNRYAPFMEEEWADDGVALIPGVDVSVRAEPIPLANGNSQEMQSASKDIININEPPRETTTTPMDIEVNHKDNNNNHCDDEDEEEALKREEAGEEDEHPPPPSLCILNKEAPLPLLQYKRRRQNESTRTTTTQDHSSSTITTVDNTPTTTAAAATNTAISALLEFSLMGLSDKKDSQPQPLTPLASSEEKLNDLQKEIHQMSVERETFKLEMMSAEAMISILQSRIDALRQENDELKKNSANGH, from the exons ATGGGTCGTGAATCTGTGGTTGCTGTTGTTTCTTCTCCGGCGACTGCGCCAAGTACTGTCGTGGCGGCGACGGCGCTTGCTCCTGGTTTCCGATTTCACCCGACAGACGAGGAACTGGTGAGCTATTACTTGAAGAGAAAGGTTCTGGGGAAACCTGTGCGCTTCGATGCGATTGGAGAGGTCGATATCTACAAGCACGAGCCCTGGGACTTAGCAG tGTTTTCGAGGTTGAGGACAAGGGACCAGGAATGGTACTTCTACAGTGCGTTAGACAAGAAGTACGGAAACGGCGCTAGGATGAACCGAGCTACTAACAAAGGCTACTGGAAAGCAACCGGTAAAGACAGAGAGGTCCGCCGTGACGTTCAGATCCTCGGTATGAAAAAGACTCTCGTTTTCCACAGCGGGCGTGCCCCAGACGGGCTCAGGACCAATTGGGTCATGCACGAGTATCGCCTTGTTGACTATGAAACTGAAAGCAATGGGAACCTCGTG CAagatgcatatgtgttgtgtaGAATCTTTCACAAGAACAACATTGGGCCTCCAAGTGGGAACCGATACGCACCGTTCATGGAAGAGGAGTGGGCTGATGATGGTGTAGCTCTGATTCCAGGAGTAGACGTTAGTGTCAGGGCAGAACCAATACCATTAGCTAATGGAAACAGCCAG GAGATGCAGTCAGCGAGCAAGGACATCATTAACATCAACGAGCCACCAAGAGAGACTACTACTACTCCAATGGATATCGAAGTCAACCATAAGGATAACAACAATAACCATTGTGATGATGAAGACGAGGAGGAAGCACTCAAACGTGAGGAGGCAGGTGAAGAAGATGagcatcctcctcctccttctttaTGCATTCTCAACAAAGAAGCTCCGTTGCCTCTCCTCCAATACAAACGCAGACGCCAAAACGAATCAACCAGGACCACCACCACACAGGACCACTCTTCGTCCACAATAACAACCGTCGACAACACACCAACAACTACTGCTGCAGCTGCCACCAACACAGCCATCTCTGCGTTGCTCGAGTTCTCACTCATGGGCCTCTCCGACAAGAAAGACAGCCAGCCGCAGCCTCTTACCCCACTTGCATCTTCTGAAGAGAAGCTGAATGATCTCCAGAAGGAGATTCACCAGATGTCCGTTGAGAGAGAGACATTCAAGCTTGAGATGATGAGTGCGGAGGCTATGATCAGTATTCTCCAGTCCAGGATCGATGCTCTGCGTCAGGAGAACGATGAGCTGAAGAAGAACAGCGCTAATGGACACTAA
- the LOC130496794 gene encoding probable aspartic proteinase GIP2, protein MARLFIFLNIFFVLTAVTTSLTKHKPKQKPRAFAIPILKDTISGLYYTNMTVGKPPLNVNLVLDVTASALYFNCRELGYNSTTYTPVLCGSRGCAQTKDRCTTCFGPFGPTCRNDTCISGVESDLAFTPTVNYLVNDDLMILRDTSPSAHLAPIPLRASFACVGDGFQAYTKLPYGSNGGLGLGNTSTSFVNAIVSSYKIPFKVALCLPSKPGNNYSGAVYIGGSPYVLPPNRKDVTGLLVSTPLTRFALHGGESARISSSLIPYGLLETSIYKSLVKAFAGKAKKRKAVAPFTDCFSYKSFGGKSLLDKEIPVISLVMGGGAKWNIYGPDSLVKVKKTVVCLAFIDAGVGVRFPVEIGGYQVEDNLIEFDLEASKFSFTSSLLLHNTSCSRPLC, encoded by the exons ATGGCTCGacttttcatttttctaaacATTTTCTTCGTTTTAACCGCAGTCACCACATCTCTGACTAAACACAAGCCAAAGCAAAAGCCTCGTGCTTTTGCTATTCCGATCTTGAAAGACACTATATCCGGTCTCTACTACACCAACATGACCGTCGGGAAGCCACCACTCAACGTTAACCTAGTCCTAGACGTTACTGCCTCAGCCTTATACTTCAACTGCCGCGAGCTCGGCTATAACTCAACCACCTATACCCCTGTCCTCTGTGGGTCCCGTGGCTGCGCACAAACTAAAGATCGTTGCACCACTTGCTTCGGCCCCTTCGGACCTACCTGCAGAAACGACACGTGTATATCTGGCGTCGAATCCGACTTAGCCTTCACCCCAACCGTCAATTATCTAGTCAACGACGATTTGATGATCCTACGCGACACGTCACCATCAGCTCACTTAGCACCCATCCCGCTGAGAGCAAGTTTCGCTTGCGTAGGCGATGGCTTTCAAGCCTATACAAAGCTTCCGTACGGTTCTAACGGCGGTCTCGGACTCGGTAATACCTCGACGTCTTTCGTCAACGCCATCGTCTCTTCTTACAAGATTCCCTTTAAAGTCGCTCTTTGTTTACCTTCCAAGCCCGGAAATAACTATTCCGGGGCTGTTTACATCGGTGGCAGCCCCTATGTGCTGCCACCGAACCGTAAAGACGTGACGGGATTATTGGTTTCCACCCCTCTTACTCGGTTCGCGCTTCATGGCGGGGAGA GTGCAAGGATCAGTTCTAGCTTGATTCCTTACGGTCTCTTGGAGACTTCCATTTACAAATCTCTTGTCAAAGCTTTCGCGGGGAAAGCCAAGAAGCGAAAAGCCGTGGCTCCCTTCACTGACTGCTTTAGCTACAAAAGTTTTGGAGGAAAGTCTCTGTTGGATAAAGAGATTCCCGTGATCAGTCTGGTGATGGGGGGAGGAGCCAAGTGGAATATCTATGGCCCTGACTCGCTTGTGAAGGTAAAGAAAACCGTTGTGTGTCTAGCGTTTATCGATGCTGGAGTTGGTGTGAGATTTCCGGTTGAGATTGGAGGATATCAAGTAGAAGATAACCTAATCGAGTTCGATCTTGAGGCTTCAAAGTTTTCATTCACTTCTTCGCTTTTGCTTCACAACACTTCGTGTAGTCGTCCACTATGTTGA
- the LOC108807566 gene encoding probable aspartic proteinase GIP2, protein MSRLFIFLNIIFVLIANTTSLTEHNRKPKPRTFVIPIFKDTRSGLYYTNVTIGKPSVVANLVVDIRGSALWFECDTVGYNSTTSTPVPCGSRGCEQTKDKCSTCQAYLKSELTFNNQIATLINDDVMLSYTSPSSAYVPVRARIACRGYFEGFLSMLPAGTLGILGLGNSSTSFVGSLVSSYKIPFKVSLCLPSKPGNNPGSVYIGGIPNRKDVKGLLVSTPLISNRETIEHREDYNYFIDVKSIEVNGKRLSFDHDLLKNKTGHWGRTKIKNVIPYTLLEASIYKALVRAFSEKAEKRKAVYPFTDCFSYKSFGGKSLLGKETPVISLVLGGGAKWDIYGPNSLVKVKKNVVCLAFQEADEFDSLFPIEIGGYQMEDNLVEFDLEASKFSFTSSLLRHNTSCSPQ, encoded by the coding sequence ATGTCTCgccttttcattttcttaaacaTCATCTTCGTTTTAATCGCAAACACGACATCTTTAACCGAACACAACCGAAAGCCAAAGCCTCGTACTTTTGTAATTCCCATCTTCAAAGACACCAGAAGTGGTCTCTACTATACCAACGTGACGATCGGCAAGCCATCAGTTGTGGCAAACCTAGTCGTAGACATTAGAGGCTCAGCCTTATGGTTTGAATGCGATACGGTGGGCTATAACTCAACCACCTCAACCCCTGTCCCCTGCGGGTCCCGCGGCTGCGAACAAACTAAAGATAAATGCTCCACTTGTCAAGCTTACCTCAAATCCGAGTTAACCTTTAACAACCAGATCGCTACTCTTATTAACGACGATGTCATGCTAAGTTACACGTCTCCATCATCAGCTTACGTTCCAGTGAGGGCGCGTATAGCTTGCAGAGGTTACTTCGAGGGCTTCCTGAGTATGCTTCCGGCTGGTACTCTGGGCATTCTCGGTCTCGGTAATAGCTCCACATCTTTCGTTGGTAGCCTCGTCTCTTCTTACAAGATTCCCTTTAAAGTCTCTCTTTGTTTACCTTCCAAACCCGGAAACAACCCCGGGTCTGTTTACATCGGCGGCATCCCGAACCGTAAAGACGTCAAGGGGTTATTGGTTTCAACTCCTCTTATCTCGAACCGGGAAACAATAGAGCACAGGGAGGACTATAACTATTTTATAGATGTCAAATCTATCGAAGTCAACGGGAAGAGGCTCTCTTTTGATCATGATTTGTTGAAAAACAAGACGGGTCATTGGGGacgcacaaagattaagaacgTGATCCCTTACACTCTCTTGGAGGCGTCCATTTACAAAGCTCTTGTAAGAGCCTTCTCCGAGAAAGCCGAGAAGCGAAAAGCCGTGTATCCTTTCACCGACTGCTTTAGCTATAAAAGTTTTGGAGGAAAGTCTCTGCTGGGGAAAGAGACACCGGTGATCAGCTTGGTGTTGGGAGGAGGAGCAAAGTGGGATATATACGGACCAAACTCGCTTGTGAAGGTTAAGAAAAATGTTGTGTGTCTAGCGTTTCAGGAAGCTGACGAGTTTGACTCATTGTTTCCAATCGAGATCGGAGGGTATCAAATGGAAGATAATCTAGTTGAGTTTGATCTTGAGGCCTCAAAGTTTTCTTTCACTTCTTCTCTTTTGCGTCACAACACATCGTGTAGTCCACAGTGA
- the LOC108811934 gene encoding NAC domain containing protein 52 isoform X2: MGRESVVAVVSSPATAPSTVVAATALAPGFRFHPTDEELVSYYLKRKVLGKPVRFDAIGEVDIYKHEPWDLAVFSRLRTRDQEWYFYSALDKKYGNGARMNRATNKGYWKATGKDREVRRDVQILGMKKTLVFHSGRAPDGLRTNWVMHEYRLVDYETESNGNLVQDAYVLCRIFHKNNIGPPSGNRYAPFMEEEWADDGVALIPGVDVSVRAEPIPLANGNSQESKDLININEPPRETTQMDIEVNHQNHQENNNNNNRHDEEAEEALKREQAEEDEHPPPPPAVCVLNKEAPLPLLQYKRRRQNESTRTTQDHCSSTTTTVDNTPTTLVSSSTAAAATNTAISALLEFSLMGISDKKENPAQPPRKEASPPPPPAPLPSPEEKLNDLQKEVHQMSVERETFKLEMMSAEAMISILQSRIDALRQENDELKKNSANGH; the protein is encoded by the exons ATGGGTCGTGAATCTGTGGTTGCTGTTGTTTCTTCTCCGGCGACTGCGCCAAGTACTGTCGTGGCGGCGACGGCGCTTGCTCCTGGTTTCCGATTTCACCCGACAGACGAGGAACTGGTGAGCTATTACTTGAAGAGAAAGGTTCTGGGGAAACCTGTGCGCTTCGATGCGATTGGAGAGGTCGATATCTACAAGCACGAGCCCTGGGACTTAGCAG tGTTTTCGAGGTTGAGGACAAGGGACCAGGAATGGTACTTCTACAGTGCGTTAGACAAGAAGTACGGAAACGGCGCTAGGATGAACCGAGCTACTAACAAAGGCTACTGGAAAGCAACCGGTAAAGACAGAGAGGTCCGCCGTGACGTTCAGATCCTCGGTATGAAAAAGACTCTCGTTTTCCACAGCGGGCGTGCCCCAGACGGGCTCAGGACCAATTGGGTCATGCACGAGTATCGCCTTGTTGACTATGAAACTGAAAGCAATGGGAACCTCGTG CAagatgcatatgtgttgtgtaGAATCTTTCACAAGAACAACATTGGGCCTCCAAGTGGGAACCGATACGCACCGTTCATGGAAGAGGAGTGGGCTGATGATGGTGTAGCTCTGATTCCAGGAGTAGACGTTAGTGTCAGGGCAGAACCAATACCATTAGCTAATGGAAACAGCCAG GAAAGCAAGGACCTCATTAACATCAACGAGCCACCAAGAGAGACAACCCAAATGGATATCGAAGTCAACCATCAGAATCATCAAGAgaataacaacaacaataacCGTCATGATGAAGAAGCTGAGGAGGCACTCAAACGTGAGCAAGCAGAGGAAGATGagcatcctcctcctcctcctgctgtATGTGTTCTCAACAAAGAAGCTCCATTGCCTCTCCTCCAATACAAACGCAGACGCCAAAACGAATCAACCAGAACCACACAGGACCACTGCTCGTCCACAACAACAACCGTCGACAACACACCAACAACCTTAGTCTCATCATCAACCGCTGCAGCTGCCACCAACACCGCCATCTCTGCGTTGCTCGAGTTCTCACTCATGGGCATCTCCGACAAGAAAGAAAACCCGGCGCAACCTCCTCGCAAGGAAGCTTCTCCCCCTCCTCCTCCTGCTCCACTTCCATCTCCTGAAGAGAAGCTTAATGATCTCCAGAAGGAGGTTCACCAGATGTCTGTCGAGAGAGAGACGTTCAAGCTTGAGATGATGAGTGCAGAGGCTATGATCAGCATTCTCCAGTCCAGGATCGATGCTCTGCGTCAGGAGAACGATGAGCTCAAGAAGAACAGCGCCAATGGACACTAA